The following are encoded in a window of Impatiens glandulifera chromosome 5, dImpGla2.1, whole genome shotgun sequence genomic DNA:
- the LOC124938545 gene encoding uncharacterized protein LOC124938545, with amino-acid sequence MAETNFIKMAATSVLWVLILLFMVAPNCYGRRTRISKKELEIHEHLKKFNKPPLKSIKSPDGDIIDCVHISNQPAFDHPLLQNHKIQLRPNNHPEGLLRKNEAVITNSISQLWQLKGNCPEGTIPVRRTKRSDVIRASSIKNYGKKKKKKHKVSAKFSAPNTLITLTGHQHAIAYVEGDEYYGAKATMNVWGPDIQQPNEFSLSQLWILAGSFASDLNSIEAGWQVSPDLYGDNNTRLFTYWTSDAYESTGCYNLLCSGFVQINNEIALGATIFPISSYHGSQYDIDILVWKDPDESNWWMQFGDDHVIGYWPGFLFSYLTESASMIEWGGEVVNSESDGEHTTTQMGSGHFPQEGFGKASYFRNIQIVDSNNNFRLPTDLSIFTEQPKCYDAHLGNSGPWGTYFYYGGPGRNPNCP; translated from the exons ATGGCGGAGACAAACTTTATCAAGATGGCGGCAACATCTGTGTTATGGGTTTTGATTCTTTTGTTCATGGTTGCACCAAATTGTTATGGCCGTAGAACGAGAATTTCAAAGAAGGAACTTGAAATTCATGAACATCTCAAGAAATTCAATAAGCCTCCTCTTAAATCCATCAAG AGCCCAGATGGAGATATAATAGATTGTGTTCATATTTCTAATCAGCCTGCTTTTGATCATCCACTTCTCCAGAACCACAAAATTCAG TTAAGGCCAAATAATCATCCAGAAGGATTATTGCGAAAGAATGAAGCTGTAATTACCAATTCAATAAGTCAGCTATGGCAGTTAAAAGGGAATTGCCCAGAAGGGACAATACCAGTGAGAAGAACCAAGAGAAGTGATGTAATCAGGGCAAGCTCTATCAAGAATTatggaaagaagaagaagaagaagcataAAGTTTCTGCAAAATTTTCTGCACCAAATACTCTCATCACTCTGACTGGTCACCAG catGCAATAGCATATGTTGAAGGAGATGAATATTATGGGGCAAAGGCTACAATGAATGTATGGGGACCTGATATTCAACAACCAAATGAATTCAGCTTGTCTCAGCTTTGGATATTGGCTGGTTCTTTTGCATCTGATCTCAATAGCATTGAGGCTGGCTGGCAG GTGAGTCCTGATTTATATGGAGATAACAACACCAGACTCTTCACATACTGGACT AGTGATGCCTATGAATCTACTGGTTGCTACAACCTCCTCTGTTCAGGGTTTGTTCAAATAAACAATGAAATAGCATTGGGGGCTACCATCTTTCCTATCTCCTCTTACCATGGTTCCCAGTATGACATCGATATTCTCGTTTGGAAG GATCCAGATGAGAGCAACTGGTGGATGCAATTTGGGGATGATCATGTAATTGGTTACTGGCCAGGGTTTTTGTTTTCATACCTGACAGAGAGTGCTTCAATGATAGAATGGGGAGGAGAAGTGGTTAATTCAGAGTCAGATGGTGAACACACTACTACCCAAATGGGGAGTGGACATTTCCCACAAGAAGGATTTGGCAAAGCTAGCTACTTCAGAAACATCCAAATTGTTGATTCCAACAATAACTTCAGGCTCCCTACAGACCTTTCCATCTTTACAGAGCAGCCCAAATGCTACGATGCCCACCTCGGAAATAGTGGCCCTTGGGGAACCTATTTCTATTATGGAGGTCCTGGAAGAAACCCTAATTGTCCATGA
- the LOC124938497 gene encoding NADH dehydrogenase [ubiquinone] 1 alpha subcomplex assembly factor 3-like, with product MTVRQKTVATLPTLLRSLRNRTAKSSSQKLPSLRRAYSLYDQVNLIKNVPEDQLRIQEYSEDGFTVNGVEYEGSILCVGNLITSWSPKTILDINQDSLSIFQIMRPIPEILILGCGRYTQPIHPELRRFIRSTGMKLEAVDSRNAASTYNILNEEGRIVAAALLPFGVSS from the exons ATGACGGTGAGACAGAAAACGGTGGCGACTCTTCCCACTCTCCTGCGTTCGCTAAGGAATCGCACTGCAAAATCATCCAGCCAGAAGCTTCCGTCCCTCAGACGAGCATATTCTCTATATGATCAAGTCAATTTAATCAAGAACGTCCCTGAAGACCAATTGCGCATTCAAGA gtaTTCAGAAGATGGTTTTACTGTCAATGGTGTTGAATATGAAGGCAGCATTCTTTGTGTTGGAAATTTAATAACATCTTGGAGTCCCAAAACTATTTTGGACATCAATCAAGATAG CTTGTCCATATTCCAAATCATGCGGCCAATACCAG AAATTCTAATTCTTGGATGCGGGAGGTATACCCAACCAATACATCCAGAACTCCGACGCTTTATTAGATCTACTGGCATGAAACTTGAAGCAGTTGACTCG AGAAATGCTGCgtcaacttataatattctgAACGAGGAAGGAAGAATTGTAGCTGCTGCACTTCTCCCTTTTGGGGTCTCTTCTTGA
- the LOC124938130 gene encoding protein EMBRYO SAC DEVELOPMENT ARREST 30-like encodes MIFKSKIKWAALGGLILSFISLLVHLLLAKYSSADLVQYSAFVGFTEDINLNIQGRQGSGYSKLWKNVRSLDTLQPYANPRSEYIVPAQKNNRFIYAKVFGGFEKIRTAICDLVAISRLLNATLVIPEIQASTLSKGISSKFKGFSYLYNEDQFIAGLTNDVNIVRTLPPEFNNARKNKKFPIFKPKGSTPPSFYINEVLPKLKETKVVGFVIKDGSCLEAILPPSMAEYQRLRCRVAFHALQFRPEILSLGQLIIKRLRVSGQHYLAFHPGLVRDTLAYHGCAEIFQDVHSELVQYRRAQMIKGKILKEKLNIDSHVRKANGSCPLMPEEVGLLLRAMGYPPNTRIYLAGSEIFGGQRVLIPLRAMFTNLVDRTSLCSKQELMNLVGPEVQLPEPHFEFSPSKSEKKLKEEWDKAGPRPRPLPPPPERPIYQHEKEGWYGWVAEKESEPDPTLLDLRMEAHRLLWAAVDYIVSLEADAFFPGFNNDGSGPDFASMVMGHRLYEMASARTYRPDRKYLVELFNSTKDNLYHPKRNWTLLVRAHLNKSLDEEGIKREFLLSKSNSFLSLPIPECSCTIAKSKESPFEGIEQCPKWMETDLMSKIQHSRSMEDSDVEEDNTDVETQPESENDDDKTVTIPFLDQDGEMDPDD; translated from the exons ATGATTTTCAAATCGAAAATAAAATGGGCTGCCCTTGGAGGATTGATCTTGTCTTTTATATCTTTGCTTGTTCACTTGCTTCTTGCCAAATACTCAAGTGCCGATCTAGTACAGTACAGTGCATTTGTGGGTTTTACAGAAGATATAAATCTGAATATACAGGGTAGGCAG GGCTCTGGCTACAGTAAGTTGTGGAAAAATGTGAGATCTTTGGATACGTTGCAACCATATGCAAATCCTCGAAGTGAATATATAG TTCCAGCACAGAAGAATAATCGTTTCATTTATGCAAAAGTGTTTGGTGGATTTGAGAAAATAAGAACGGCG ATATGTGATCTTGTTGCCATTTCCAGGCTTCTAAATGCCACCTTGGTCATTCCTGAAATTCAAGCAAGCACCCTGTCAAAAGGCATTAG CTCAAAATTCAAGGGCTTTTCATATCTCTACAATGAAGATCAGTTCATTGCTGGTCTGACTAATGATGTAAATATTGTTAGAACCCTTCCTCCCGAGTTTAATAATGCAAGGAAAAACAAAAAGTTTCCAATCTTTAAACCCAAGGGTTCAACTCCTCCAAGTTTTTATATTAACGAAGTTTTGCCAAAGTTGAAAGAAACAAAGGTTGTTGGATTTGTGATTAAAGATGGAAGCTGTCTGGAG GCTATTCTTCCTCCTAGCATGGCTGAGTATCAGAGGCTTAGATGCCGGGTGGCATTTCATGCACTTCAATTTCGTCCAGAAATTTTAAGCCTTGGTCAACTGATCATTAAAAG GTTAAGAGTTTCTGGCCAGCATTACCTTGCTTTTCATCCTGGTCTTGTGCGAGATACATTAGCTTACCATGGATGTGCTGAGATTTTTCAG GATGTTCACAGTGAACTTGTACAATACCGAAGGGCACAGATGATCAAGGGAAAAATACTTAAAGAAAAACTGAATATTGATTCACATGTTAGAAAGGCAAATGGATCATGTCCCCTCATGCCTGAAGAG GTAGGTCTCCTCCTTCGGGCAATGGGTTATCCTCCTAATACCAGAATATACTTGGCAGGTTCCGAAATCTTTGGGGGCCAACGGGTTTTGATCCCTTTACGTGCTATGTTTACAAACTTAGTTGACCGAACGTCTTTATGCAGCAAACAAGAGCTGATGAATTTAGTTGGACCAGAAGTACAACTTCCCGAGCCACATTTTGAATTTTCTCCTTCGAAAAGTGAAAAGAAACTAAAAGAAGAATGGGACAAGGCTGGCCCACGTCCTCGACCTCTTCCTCCACCTCCGGAGAGACCCATTTATCAACATGAGAAGGAAGGTTGGTATGGTTGGGTTGCTGAAAAGGAGTCTGAACCTGATCCGACCCTTCTAGATTTAAGAATGGAAGCACATCGGTTGCTGTGGGCTGCAGTTGATTATATTGTTTCATTGGAAGCAGATGCTTTCTTTCCCGGTTTCAATAATGATGGCAGTGGGCCTGATTTTGCGAGCATGGTTATGGGACACCGTCTTTATGAGATGGCATCTGCCAGAACATATCGACCTGACAG GAAATATCTTGTGGAGCTTTTCAACAGTACCAAAGATAATCTTTATCATCCGAAGCGCAATTGGACTCTGTTAGTTCGAGCTCATCTGAACAAAAGCTTGGATGAGGAAGGCATTAAAAGGGAATTTCTTCTAtcgaaatcaaattcattcctTTCTCTCCCGATTCCTGAATGTTCTTGCACTATAGCAAAATCCAAGGAGTCTCCATTTGAAGGAATCGAGCAATGCCCCAAATGGATGGAAACTGATCTCATGAGTAAAATTCAGCATAGTAGATCAATGGAAGATAGTGATGTTGAAGAAGATAACACAGATGTAGAAACGCAACCAGAATCAGagaatgatgatgataaaaCTGTAACAATTCCGTTTCTCGATCAAGATGGGGAGATGGATCCCGATGATTAA